In Bythopirellula goksoeyrii, a single window of DNA contains:
- a CDS encoding 50S ribosomal protein L25 yields MSEVLEVKKRDLVGKLNNGRLRRSGKLPSVLYGHGKECLSLEISADALNASLRHGAKLVELKGAAKGQALLQDIQWDTFQQHVLHVDLLRVEAQDRVTIDVELLLRGEAPGEHEGGIVDQLIHSVELETDPGHIPENLHLNINHLHLGEELKVSDIEDLPAGAVVLGEPDMILVQCVEPTIQPEEEEMGAAGTEPEVIGERKDEEEEDKSEE; encoded by the coding sequence ATGTCGGAAGTCTTAGAAGTAAAGAAGCGTGATTTGGTTGGGAAGCTCAACAACGGCCGATTGCGCCGGTCGGGGAAACTCCCTTCGGTGTTGTACGGCCATGGCAAAGAATGTTTGAGTTTAGAAATCTCAGCCGATGCTTTGAACGCCTCACTCCGTCATGGCGCCAAATTGGTTGAACTCAAAGGGGCTGCCAAGGGCCAGGCACTCTTGCAAGATATTCAGTGGGACACTTTTCAGCAGCACGTGTTGCATGTCGACTTGTTGCGAGTTGAAGCCCAAGATCGAGTTACGATCGACGTTGAGTTGCTGCTCCGAGGCGAAGCGCCAGGTGAGCATGAGGGGGGTATCGTCGACCAGTTGATTCACTCGGTGGAACTTGAGACAGATCCGGGTCATATTCCCGAAAACTTGCATTTGAACATCAATCACCTCCATCTTGGTGAAGAACTCAAAGTATCTGACATTGAAGACTTGCCCGCTGGAGCCGTCGTCCTGGGTGAACCAGACATGATCCTTGTGCAATGTGTTGAACCCACAATCCAGCCTGAAGAAGAGGAAATGGGTGCAGCAGGTACCGAACCTGAGGTCATCGGTGAGCGGAAGGACGAAGAGGAGGAAGACAAGTCAGAGGAATAG
- the pth gene encoding aminoacyl-tRNA hydrolase, with the protein MKLVAGLGNPGKKYEATRHNIGFEVVQSLAREFASSTGRLKFEGHLQECLVGTEKLLLLMPQTFMNLSGRSIQQTMDFYKISTDDLLVVCDDFHLPLGTLRLRPAGSDGGQKGLADTIRQLKTDQIARLRLGIGPVPEEWNPADFVLGKFTSQECKEVRNQVTRAHQAVQTWAEQGITLAMSQFNGGPPEAG; encoded by the coding sequence ATGAAACTAGTCGCAGGCCTGGGAAATCCAGGTAAGAAATACGAAGCAACAAGACACAACATAGGTTTTGAAGTTGTCCAGTCGCTTGCTCGCGAATTTGCTAGTTCGACAGGACGCTTGAAGTTTGAAGGGCATCTCCAAGAATGCCTTGTAGGTACTGAGAAATTACTGCTGCTGATGCCGCAAACATTCATGAATTTGAGTGGGCGGAGTATTCAGCAAACCATGGATTTCTACAAAATCAGCACGGATGACCTGCTAGTCGTTTGTGACGATTTTCACCTTCCTTTAGGGACTCTGCGGCTTCGGCCTGCAGGCTCTGATGGAGGGCAAAAGGGATTGGCTGATACGATTCGACAATTGAAGACCGATCAAATTGCTCGGTTGAGATTAGGAATCGGGCCGGTTCCTGAGGAGTGGAATCCAGCCGATTTTGTGCTTGGGAAGTTTACTTCCCAAGAATGCAAGGAAGTGCGAAATCAAGTCACTCGAGCCCATCAGGCCGTGCAGACTTGGGCAGAGCAGGGAATAACTCTGGCAATGAGCCAGTTTAACGGTGGTCCGCCTGAAGCAGGCTGA
- the rpsF gene encoding 30S ribosomal protein S6, which produces MEENTGVYEGLFILDANAFAKDHDGLEREVNGLIESAGGQIEVSRLWEERRLAYPVKGHRKGAYWITYFRLPTSKLTGLTHDCEIQDNILRQLFIRLPGALVEPILEHARSGGVVRAVPVSESSDDSRDEDTEDSEEVVEEVGV; this is translated from the coding sequence TTGGAAGAGAATACTGGCGTTTACGAAGGTTTGTTTATCCTGGATGCGAATGCATTCGCGAAAGACCATGATGGTTTGGAACGCGAAGTGAATGGGCTGATCGAATCGGCCGGAGGCCAAATCGAGGTGAGCCGACTGTGGGAGGAGCGACGCTTGGCATATCCCGTGAAAGGTCATCGTAAAGGTGCCTACTGGATCACCTACTTTCGTCTGCCAACTTCAAAGCTTACGGGTCTGACACACGACTGCGAAATTCAGGATAATATCCTGCGACAACTGTTTATCCGCTTGCCGGGAGCACTCGTTGAGCCAATTCTAGAGCATGCTCGAAGTGGCGGAGTCGTCCGAGCGGTACCAGTAAGCGAGAGTTCGGATGACTCAAGAGATGAAGATACTGAGGATTCTGAAGAAGTTGTCGAAGAAGTAGGCGTATAG